ACTGATAAAGTGTACTTGGATAGATACTAAAATCGATTCTGTCTATTAAAAAGTTGGAAGTATATTTTCAATGTAAACTTGGAGTTGGAATTGATTATCTGAAAATtgagtgtgttttttttaacagcattaataaaattaattttagacaaaattgattttgaaataatataatttatgtttaaatgtttttattataaaaataaattaagacttctcagcttaaaattattttaattgaacgcaaaagttaattattttaattcaaaaataattttagactgaaaattcattttttaacttaaaaacaaaCTCAGACTGAATCTAATTCAATCAGTACTtcagaaatattatttattaacaagATACTCACATTCACAATATTCAAACCTACGATCATATGACATATAAGTCTTATCCTTAAAATATTCACATGTCATGTCATTTTAAAGTATCCTTTGAGTAATTAAAACAGAGTGGCTGAGCAGCCAACGATAAACTGCCACAGCTAAATTCAATTATAAACTTCTCAACTTTCTCACCAATCCACCCTTTTTGTCAAACAAATCCACTCTATTCTCTTTCAACCTTCACAACAACGGTTTGATCCCTCACCTACTTTGAATCACATATATTATAAGCTAGTTTCCACACTTCTCTTTGACAAAAACCATCCAAtctcttccctttttccaccTTCTTCCTTTACCTCTATTACCTTCTTTAGTACTATTCAATAAGCCCAACATCACAAGCAAAAGAAATTGAATCAATTGTGCAACATTTTGCatcatccaattttttttttttttttttaaaaaggtctCAAATAATGAACCATGACACGTACATTGCTTATGATGTGGTCATGGTTGCTCTATCCATATCCTTCTTTGTTCTTGCTGTTGTTCTCTACCTTGTGTGTAAGAAGAAACCGGTTAACGTTGAATCCGAAGAAACACTTGCATTGAAGCATTGTGTTCGTGCATACTCATTGATGGACATTGATGCTGCCACTGATGGCTTCGACCATAGCAGAATTGTGGGGAAGGGTCGCGTAGGAACCGTGTATGCCGCGGTGCAAGAGAATGGAGAACTTGTGGCTGTGAAAAGGATTCATTCTGTGCTTGTGTTGAGCAATGCAGGATTTGGATTCTCATCAGTGTTGAAATGGCTCTCTTCAGCTCACCACCCCAACATAGTTCCCATCATAGGATTCTCGGAGGCACCTGGTGAGAGGATCATAGTGATGGAGTTTGGGCGCATGGTGAGTTTGGACTTCTATTTGCACCAAAATGTTAATGGGGCATCACTCTTGGATTGGAACAAGAGGATCAGAATTGTGGCTGGAGCAGCTAGAGGGATTCAGTACCTGCATGAAGTGGCAACACCAAACATTGTACATGGGTGTGTCAAGTCCTCAAATGTTTTAATTGATGTCAACTTTTGTACTAGGATTTGTGATTATGGACTCAACTTCTTGGCACCCCGAGAAAAGAGAGGGCTAGTAGGGAATGTGGATGATGAGTATTGGAATGAAGAAGGGGGTGGTGCTAGCAAGGAAAGTGACGTTTATGGGTTGGGGGTGGTCATGCTTGAGCTATTAAGTGGTAGAGGGTGTGAGGAAGGATTGATAGCAAAATGGGCAATGCCTTTGATCAAGGAAATGAGTTTTGGTGAACTTTTGGATGCTAGGTTGGTGATTCCTTCTGACATGAAGCCTCTTGTTAGGTTAGCTAAAGTTGCTTTAGCTTGTGTTGGTAATTCAAGGAAGTGTAGGCCTTCCATTGCTCAAGTGACAACTATTTTGAACAATATAGAGATGGAAGTGTGCATATGATCGGAGAAATTATCTGGTCATTTTGGATgatttctatcaattttcacatGACACATTTAagtgttgttaatttttaaaacttgagAATATATCAAGTAAAAATGATTCGAGATCAACACCATAGATACGTGCTGATTCTACTTAATAATTTCTCTAGTTGGTTATGTACGTGAGTGTCGGAGTCACTAACTATGAAGTTCAATACTCAATTTGATAGGAGCAATTGCCTTCAATTTTGGACAATTCGGACAAGACCCGTTACCCAAATGAGAAAAAAGTCGGAATGCACTTCTGATCTgtaaaatatttcttataagCTTACAAGTTTTACTCGCACGGGATGTTTTGCCTATAAATGAGGGACTTTGTACCCAAGCTGTGATAGGTTGAGAaatctcaaaatcatgttatagGAACGTTGAAATAGGTTGGGAGGTGCCTTCATTATGTAGGGCAGTTTTTCTGTCAATTTATGGTTCCCTTTGGTGTGGGGATCCTTTTGTTGACGAAAGGGAAAGGGAcccttcattttttgttttattttttctggtcTCTGTTTCAATCagccttttattttaatttgtgttatagGTCTTTTCTTTTTCAGCCTGTGATTATTCAAAACATGTGCCATAATAAGTACTGTAAAGGACGCAGATTTGACATTCATATGATGGGGACTATGCGTATACGTAGTTGCTAATAGTTGTGTTGAACACATTCACATTTGATCATATTGCATATATTGCATacttctaattaatatttttcctgTTTATCTTGCCAGTAATGGCAAACACACTTCAATACTTTATTTTGAACTAAaagtaaaaacttattttctttgttaaaataactttaaataataggtaattttgtcttttaattcttaaatattttgactttttttagtTACTTCAACTAcattttctctccctttttttttctctaatgcatgaattttttttttatcttataggAAGAATTTCACAACCATTCTACtccattttcttaattatattctCGTGGGAAACATAGCtgtataaacaacaaaaatgtatCTAAACTAAACTGCATAACAtatctttcttttataatattgaGAGTTTGTATGATAGCTCCATTAATGTTGGGAATTTTAAtactgttaattttttaaacaataattattagGTCACATTGTCATGCCATTATTTCGATATttagtaataaatttattttatattttaatctagtccttgtataataaaaatattatttcatttcaaatgaattttttaactttcataCGTACCTCTTTCTAGATCTTTCCATTTGAAATCTTTTAGACGAAgattgaaattttcaaaacaaacaatatcaaattatcttttttttcctctcaaaaTCCGAAAACGTTGTTGTGACTATGTCGAAACCCCCAAACACCATCTTGATTGTGTCAAAATCCCAAATATCATCTTGATTGTGACAATTTTTAACTCGTTTTGGTTGTCAAAAATCATGAATGAATCTGTGAAAACTTCTACTTTTAGAGATGAAATGTGAAATTAtgtcaaaaattaaataaaacataattacattcaaTCAATTGGTATTTGATAGGTTATTGTTGTAGCAAAGAATTCAAGAGAGAGATTGATAACTCTCATATAGAGtattagatgaaaaaaaaatcattagttaATGAGCTATTAATTCTAAGCCATCTTAGGGCAATGATCCAAGTAAAAGGGCTTTTTGatattttgggattttggaaaAAAGAGAACCAAGAGAGGATTTGTTATTTTTGCAGAAGTTTGATTACGTAcaattttaaagtttattttaataatcattttaattaaatagggactaaaatgcaatttataataaaattattgctaaatatcaaaataacttgataatataacttaataactattggttaaaaaatcaataatattaaaacCCTCAAAATTAGTAAGGTATCATAGAAACTCTCATATAATATTTGATATCAGGAGTGTGATTTCACAATGCATGAAAACTTGTTTTCGTTGTGAATTGCGATGTCACATTTCCTAATGACAcaacaaaaatacatttttattataaattattcacaacataaatatgttttagttaagagtatatttgtataaaaaaaaataaagaaaatttatgaTGTGAACTTAATAGAGCCCCAAACAGAATTGCTCTGCCTCCCGAGACCCTAAAATAGGGAGGCCCAACATCTTGTGTGGACTTAATTCACTGCCCTGAACATATTGAAATCAGACCCAAGAAAATCGAAAACATGCATGGGAAAGTTCCTATTCATTTTATGTTCAATCACAATATTTTTGCTaccaataatttattaaaaaatttatttgtaattcaatttttttagctATTTTTTCCGATATTGTGGAAATTTTTAGCTATTTCAATAATATGATTCacaaataattgaataattttaatttagattaacTAGAAAAAGTTAAACTTAAATCTTTCatcaattatatcattttttaaattcaaactttcatattataaagtaaagtgaaaaaatatatacaatatagCGTTGTAAAACAGTTTAAATAAACACTGTGAGAGTAAGCATGATTTATccttagattaaaaaatatatataattgctaGCCAAGTgagcaaaagaaaatttgtcttcacacaaattatttaaagaagTGGTTGGAAATATACACCTGATTTATAGCACATATAACCATTGATGTGAGACGTGATAGGTGTTATAGAGTGGTTAATATAAAATGTTTCaacaactaaaaatgaaatGCAAGGGTCCTTCCTATCTATAAATTTCAACATAATAGCCAAATTCTATCATGTAGATacatttatacaaattatatattcttCTACCATCTGTCTTTATTTGCATGTcgaaaataattcatattaagtCCTCTTCTATTCGAATCTTGCATTGAGATGTATCATCACCTAATACTTAGCAATTTTTAGTACTTCCACTTTGAGTTATTCAATCTTTAATTTCAGTGCTTTACtcaaaattttaactatttagAGAAAACAGTCCAATTTGAGTTCAACTTTCAATTCACAATATTTCATCTGTAAGAATTAAACTCGAGTACCAAAATGTTTACAAACTTATGCACATTATTCAACAATTGGATCTCTGGTCttaatataaattcaaattgagTTCAAATTTCAATTCACAATGAGGTCTTAATATGAGGAACCGAATTTACTCACCGAATGTTATCTCTAACTCAAATGGTCCATGAGTAAGCTCATGTTTGGGTAACAGCTGGAATTGCTGCACCGTTCATTCCAAGGCAAACCAATggactaacaaaaaaaaaaaataacagtttCGATCCGTTCGCAAACATAATTATGAAGACACTTGAATGTTACTCAAACATATcttaagtttataatttttttaactaagaatatagtttttaaaaaaattgaaatattttttcatataggtAAATGAGTTAATTTTTAGTTGTTGACCAAATCCACAATTAAGAGAACCATATTTTGTTTAGTTTAAACCCACACAAACTGCAGCCATGCACCTATCTCTAAATACAAAGTTACCAATTGACAAATTACTCAATAGTCATTTTTGAAGCAAAAGTCTTGCATTCACACTCAATAATTGAGTTTTCGTTGTCTTTTTATGAATTTGGTTGCCTGTATGCTAATGACCACACGGTCCAATTGATTTTCCCTCTTCGGAAATGACCCACAATGAAAGCGAATTTCTTGTCGGctcttaacatatatatatatatggaaaagGTTGATGATCTTAATCAATAATAAGTTGTTGATgcaaaatgatattaaatttgatatttttaaaataatcttaaatttaagttctgtaaatgaaaaaaattataattaagagatgaaaatttcactaaaatcgataatataataaaaaaaagttaatcttAAAATTAACTTTCTCTTAATTATTAAGGGTAGGAACGAATctctaaagaaaaaattattgaaatttttatgATGATAGGATAGGAAAACCGAAGCATGGGCTGTCGATGGAGCAATGAGTGATGACGTTTTAAATTGTAATTACAGCTATAGCATATAAGTTGTtagtggataatttttttttcatatatgtaTATGATGAATTTTATGGTGTACCATTGCTTCATGTGGTCTTTCATGCACCATTTAAAATAGCCATTAGATTAATCATCTCTACTGCATCTTGTTATCATGAAATCTCCACATACACGTGATTATAACTCTTCCTTCGTCGGTGCCAGTTTCCGTCGTGTGATGCTGTTGGAAGCGATTTTCGATAGTGACACCATCGACATCAACCTCAAATCCTCCACCCTCCGTTGCTCACCCCTTCACCCTCGCCGGAAAATTCTTCTTCACCCTCGTTGTGGCAAAACCATGCACCCttgcacaaaaagaaaaaactaactaACTACGAATCAGAGAACAACACCCACATAGCAAAATAACAAcccaaattatttaatttaattttaaccacATTCTTTATTGccaaaaatttgaaatacaacAATCATTCGCCATGGCCGCGGCCGATGATGGCACTAGCGAAGGGAGAAGAATGGGAGAAGGAAAGAGAGGGAAGGAACAAAGCATATGGTGCGGAGGGTGCACTGTAAAAATGTGAGAGTAAGATTAATCCGAGGGTTGAAAATTGTGGAACTTGATAAACCACATGAAAGGCTAAATTATATAGCCTGTTTCCTGGCTAAGTTTTCTTATCGAACTTGGTCATACTCCGAACTCATAGTTACTTGCAATAGCTTAAGcacttaataaattataatggcTAAATTAGTAGATtaagttattaaataataatcttCAAATTAACCTTGTAACTTTAACGCTTACACACAATCAACTAATTACTCTACTAATCAAATAACAGGAAACAAATGATTGGTTTTTGATTTTAGGTTTTAATTAAAGctaaagagaaacaaattaaTGCAAATACTTggttaaaagaaaattcaataagCAAAGACATGTAGGTATCAAATTCCTTTCAATTAATTATCCTGTAGTGTAatcttattttctcttaaatatTAGTCTCTCCTAATAATGTAATTGACATTTAAtgtctctaatttaattaatttatccaCTTTTTTTGGCAGGAAAAACCCTTTGTTGCTAATTATGATCCTTAATTTCTTAAGCGTGCGCAATTAGAAGCAGGCATTATGTTCAAGAAATTACAAGGGAATGCATATATTCAAACCCAATTCCTAGGCACAAGAAATATATAGTTTTAGACTAGAACAATTAAAATTGCGATTCAAATTACAAATCAATCACAAAGAAAGTCAATCAGTGGACGTAGTAAGCACAAATTTAATAActctaatcacttaaaaaatgttcaaaatttaaaaaggaaattaaGTACAGATTCAAACAGAGAGAATCATCCTAACATTATCCTAAAGAAATTAGAAACTcgtggagataaaagggaaaagagaagaagataaagatgaaaagaaGACCATGAATCTTCTTCAAGAACCGTTTCTGATTTCTTCAATCTTTAATGGTGGATAAAGAATAAAGATTAAATGATTAAAGATTAGAAATCCTAACAAGTGCTATAAGAGTaagtttttattgttttgttattaggattagttttttatttgtttgaaacTGGACAAAGTTTCCTGAATGATTTCATTTatggttgttattttttttcttcacttttttatttatttggaaaCGCTTCGATGTTTTGTACGAATGTCTTTAGTACATCTGTAATTTAACTATGGATCAAGAtaacatgaattaaaaaataatgaagataaaaggttaataaaatattaaatctttTACGGCTTTTAATTGTACGATTCAATCTTTCTTAGAAACATTTGATTACATCGATCATGTGGTATATTACGCATTATATATGAAATCCgtgaattttgtattttttagaatttatgaTTCGGTGAATAGGCTTATGGTTCATAgccatttgattttgattcaaattaagttttttttttttcaccagcACACAATTGAGTTACAATTtcattataatgatttttttaagtaataatgttatataaaatatattgataattcttattttattgtattataaatctttgaatttttttggaatcatgaaaatttattttgaatatggtgAATTTTTTATACTGTGTCCCGTAAATTAAGTTACTTAAGATAAAGATTTTTTACTTCGATTTCTTTTTTCTATGATTCCAGTATTGAGAAATTGACGGAAACATATTGTGGTATATCGTATTAATTTTTGACAATGTTATTTGAGATTACGCCAATAATTCGTgggttaaattgaaaataaatttagataattttctCATGTAAGGACTATCAGGTGATTATCTAATTGTTAACCGGTGATatagatatataatattttgggTTTTGcatatatttgtaaaaattgtgtaaatttaagatttttcattttgattaaattgTCTATTGGTTTGGATTAATTGAAATAACATGTTGTCAAAATAACTTCTGTTATGTAGgttaatttgattgaatttacatatATGTTGTTTGTAATTATCATGTAAATTATGCTTAATCTAAAGCAAGACATAATTTGGCTAGATAATTGCATGCATGCGATGATTAATGTGTAGTGATTACAAATATTGATTTCCATGTGAATAATGGAATATTTAAAGGTGATCATTATTTGGCAGAAGTTATCATCGGATTAATTTTTCATGTGAATTATGGAGTATCCAAAGACAATCGTTGTTTAATAAGACTTATCACCAATGTTTGATCATTACGCTGAGAGTATCACTTAGAGTTAGTCatttcaatccaaagattgagGATTAATGATGCACTAGATATCTTGTTTGAgtcattaaatttatcataaagatTAATAtgcattgtatttttatttttctctctttagttGTTGCTGCTACCACTCCTTATTTTGCTACTCAAATCTTGGAATCCTAAAGTTGCATGGTACAAACTTTAAAGTTTGAAAGGAGTTGCTAGAAAATTTTCTCAATTGCATGGAATTGTAGGATTCAACTCATTCTAACTGGAAAATTATAatggtttttatttattatgactTTAGATCAaaccaaatcatttttttagaataagaaaatgaagagaGTTGGGGATACTACATAAAATTCTTCTCAAATGGACaggaaacaaaataacaagacgaGAAATTTACTTGttacttttacaaaaaaaaaaaggtgggaCATATGAAGTAAAAGTGTCCCAAACACATTGTTTGGTGTACAAAGAACgataaatttctcatttttttgtttgttctaAAGTTAATATAATTTCCATATCCAAAGCCATTTGATGGATAGATTTTGGTGTTATTACTCACATAAGTATGTTTTTGCAAGGTTGTCTGTAGAGTCATTTGCCAAGTGATATTGAAAGAATCATCTATATGTAGCAATGACAATAAAGTTGTACTTGAAATTATAGGAACTTTTAGGTTATTTTTATAGACTTATTATTTGGATTTGGTTGAGACATATGTTGCACTTAGACGAAATtcaattttctatttctatttttcacaAATTCGATTATTACTGTTCatttagaaataataaagttaatcTCTCTTATGATTCAAATGTTCTTGGTTAGAGGTCTTTAATTGATATTGAACGTTCCTATTGCAAACAGATTCATGTGGTacgaaatataaattaaaggagAATTCCACTACTTTATTATGTCATAAAATATTTAGGCCATATCTCTACACAGAGAATTCAAAAGCTTATGCCAATGGAAATTCTTGACTCTTAGAGTTATTAGACTTTTAAGTCTGTATTGAgtgtattaagaaaaaaaaacaaacaaacaaaaggaaTTTAGGTGCcttagaaataattcatacaaATATTTGTGTTCCCTTACCCATGAATTTATGGAATGAACAAATGTATTTTATCATGTTCATAAACGATTACTCTTTATTTAATTCATAAGAAGTCTTAATCTCTAGACATTTTTTTAAGCCTTTCAAAGTtgaagttgaacttcaactacaggaaaaaaattaagattatcaAATCTAACTAATAATGGTGGTAAATACTATGATATATATGACAAATAAGGTGAGCAATGTCTAGAGCCCTTCAAGGTTTTTCTTCAATAAGtgtgaaattattttgtaatatacAATATTGGGCAAACCTAACATAAACAAAGTTGCAAAATGACAAATTTGGACTCTTAAGGATATAATAAGGAATATGATTCTTCTTTACTAGAGTCACTTTGGAGAAATACATTAAGGTTGTAGTTTATATCCTCTACAAGATACCAAGTAAAGTAGTCGCTAACGACCCTTATAGTTGTGGACTAGGAAAAGCCTAGCATCAAGCACATTAACATTTGGGGATGTCCAGCTACAGAAAGGCCTTATAGACTGCATGAAGGTAAGTTAGGCTTAAAGACAATTTGGTTGCTACTTTGTTAGTTACATTGAACGCTCTTATGAATATAAGTTTTATAGTCCCACTACTAGATTCTTTTTTGAGACGGGAATACAAGATTTTTTAAGGAAGTTGAGTTTGGaggaaaaggaaacaaaaagtgTTTTCGTTAAAGAATAACTTGTTATTCACAATGTATAAATCTTTGTACTTACTATTGTTCAAAAAACAGATCTGGTAATTAATAACGATACTATTACTAGCATTATTCAAGGACAAGACAACACTAAGATTTCCCTTCAAGAATTACTTATAGTTCAAACTCAATAGTCTCATGAAATATCATTAAGAAGATCTACCACATAAAGGAGAAATGCAAATTCCAATGATTATGGTGTACTTCTTCAAGAACACATGACATTGGGTTGACTGAGGAAGATCTAATTAACTTTAGTCAAGTCGTGCAATGTTCTAAGTCTCAAAAGTGAATTATTGATTCCATGAATGATAAGGTAAAATAGATGATTGACAATGACATTTGGAATATTGTTAAATTGCCTGAAGGTGTGAAACCCAGAGGTTGTAAATGgatatttataacaaaaaattatttaaatggcAATGTTGAGATATATAAAGTTTGTCTTGTTGCCAAAGACTTTTCTCAAAAGGAAGACATCAATTATAAATAGACTTTCTTTTCGATTTCTTAAAAAGACTCTCTTAGAATAATAATGACACTAATAGCTTATTTTGATGTGGAGTTGCATTAGATGGATGTAAATACCATGCTTCCAAATGACAATattgatgaaaaaattatatgatgcaACCATAAAACTTATTTAAGGTTATCTAAAATTTATGGTGTGCAAACTAAAGAAGTTCATTCATGTCCTTAAACAGGCTTCTTGTTAATgatattacaaattttatcaaGTTAT
This region of Glycine max cultivar Williams 82 chromosome 7, Glycine_max_v4.0, whole genome shotgun sequence genomic DNA includes:
- the LOC100795393 gene encoding serine/threonine-protein kinase-like protein ACR4; this translates as MNHDTYIAYDVVMVALSISFFVLAVVLYLVCKKKPVNVESEETLALKHCVRAYSLMDIDAATDGFDHSRIVGKGRVGTVYAAVQENGELVAVKRIHSVLVLSNAGFGFSSVLKWLSSAHHPNIVPIIGFSEAPGERIIVMEFGRMVSLDFYLHQNVNGASLLDWNKRIRIVAGAARGIQYLHEVATPNIVHGCVKSSNVLIDVNFCTRICDYGLNFLAPREKRGLVGNVDDEYWNEEGGGASKESDVYGLGVVMLELLSGRGCEEGLIAKWAMPLIKEMSFGELLDARLVIPSDMKPLVRLAKVALACVGNSRKCRPSIAQVTTILNNIEMEVCI